The following proteins are co-located in the Synechococcus sp. PROS-U-1 genome:
- a CDS encoding SulP family inorganic anion transporter, with translation MALINGLHQRNIRGDLLGGLTAAVVALPLALAFGNAALGPGGAIYGLYGAIVTGFLAALLGGTPAQVSGPTGPMSVTVAGIVSSLAAVGISRDLSAGEMLPLVMAAVVIGGVFEALLGVLRLGRFITLVPYSVVSGFMSGIGFIILVLQLGPFIGVSTRGGVVASLQSLISSPSWNPAALAVGLMTLAVVFLTPLRVRQWVPTPLLALLIVTPLSLVLFNDNRLLELGLEPIARIGAIPGGGLQLVIPDFSRHLPELVKAGMVLALLGAIDSLLTSLVADNITQTNHDSNRELIGQGIANTAAGFLSGLPGAGATMRTVINIKSGGQTPWSGMTHSLVLLLVLLGAGPLAAQIPTALLAGILIKVGLDIIDWGFLLRAHRLSAKTAALMYAVLLMTVFWDLIWGVLVGMFVANLLTVDSITQVQLDEIDQANPENHKDQQHHNLTEHEKDLIRSCGDQLMYFRLDGPLSFGAAKGISSRIGKIRTCKCLILDLTNVPRIGITATLAIERMIDEAQNLGRQTIVAGAKPALQRRLRDFGFTNLQSTRIAALEAAVTSCNSLTS, from the coding sequence ATGGCTCTGATTAACGGTCTGCATCAACGCAACATCCGAGGCGACCTGCTCGGAGGCCTGACGGCAGCTGTGGTCGCGTTGCCCCTCGCCCTGGCCTTCGGCAATGCGGCTCTTGGGCCAGGAGGCGCCATTTATGGCCTCTACGGCGCCATCGTTACCGGATTTCTGGCGGCCCTGCTTGGGGGAACTCCCGCCCAGGTCAGCGGACCCACCGGACCGATGAGCGTCACCGTGGCGGGCATTGTGTCCAGCCTGGCCGCTGTCGGAATCAGTCGTGACCTAAGTGCCGGCGAGATGCTGCCGCTGGTCATGGCCGCCGTGGTCATCGGTGGTGTGTTTGAGGCCCTGCTTGGGGTGCTGCGGCTGGGGCGCTTCATCACCCTGGTGCCCTATTCGGTGGTCTCCGGCTTCATGTCGGGAATCGGTTTCATCATCCTGGTGCTGCAACTCGGGCCCTTCATTGGGGTGAGCACGCGGGGCGGCGTCGTTGCATCACTCCAATCGCTGATCAGCTCACCAAGCTGGAATCCTGCCGCTCTCGCCGTTGGATTGATGACGCTCGCGGTGGTGTTTCTAACCCCTCTCCGCGTCCGTCAATGGGTGCCGACGCCTCTGCTGGCGCTGCTGATCGTGACGCCGTTGTCGTTGGTGCTGTTCAACGACAACCGGCTGCTGGAACTCGGCCTTGAACCCATCGCCCGGATCGGAGCGATCCCCGGAGGCGGCTTGCAACTGGTGATACCCGATTTCAGCCGGCACCTGCCGGAGCTGGTGAAAGCGGGGATGGTTCTCGCTCTGCTAGGGGCCATCGACTCGTTGCTCACCTCCCTGGTGGCCGACAACATCACCCAGACCAACCACGACTCCAACCGTGAACTGATCGGCCAGGGAATCGCCAACACAGCGGCCGGGTTCCTGTCTGGCCTCCCGGGCGCTGGAGCCACGATGCGAACGGTCATCAACATCAAGTCCGGGGGACAGACGCCCTGGTCAGGCATGACCCATTCCCTTGTTCTTCTGCTCGTGCTGCTGGGGGCAGGACCTCTCGCAGCCCAGATCCCCACGGCACTGCTTGCGGGGATCCTGATCAAAGTCGGGCTTGACATCATCGACTGGGGCTTTCTGCTGCGCGCCCATCGCCTGTCAGCGAAAACGGCCGCCCTGATGTACGCCGTTCTGTTGATGACTGTGTTCTGGGACCTGATCTGGGGCGTGTTGGTGGGGATGTTCGTGGCCAATCTGTTGACTGTCGATTCGATCACCCAGGTACAACTGGATGAAATTGATCAAGCCAATCCGGAGAACCACAAGGACCAACAACATCACAACCTCACGGAACACGAAAAAGACCTGATCCGGTCCTGCGGGGATCAGCTGATGTACTTCCGACTGGATGGCCCCCTCAGCTTCGGCGCCGCTAAAGGGATATCTTCACGCATAGGAAAAATTAGAACCTGCAAATGCCTGATCCTGGATTTAACCAATGTTCCCCGTATAGGAATTACCGCCACATTGGCTATCGAACGAATGATCGATGAAGCACAGAACCTGGGACGGCAAACCATTGTTGCTGGAGCCAAACCAGCTTTGCAACGCCGCTTACGTGACTTTGGCTTCACAAATCTGCAAAGCACGAGGATTGCTGCACTGGAGGCCGCCGTCACGAGCTGCAACAGCCTTACTTCTTGA
- a CDS encoding vitamin K epoxide reductase, which translates to MRGVASSLLATVLLAAGGDVLRGLAAPWTSTIGEPLRASSPEAIELTQHLKAIGARFYGAWTCPACFKQMNLFGKQAGAELPYVECRKPKQLPKQAEACNAAEIRAYPTWVLRDGRQKVGVQSLDVLSRWSGLN; encoded by the coding sequence ATGAGAGGCGTTGCTTCATCCCTGCTGGCAACCGTGCTGCTCGCAGCCGGCGGAGACGTCCTGCGGGGCCTTGCCGCTCCATGGACCAGCACGATCGGGGAGCCCCTGCGCGCCTCCAGCCCCGAGGCCATCGAACTGACGCAGCATCTCAAGGCGATAGGAGCCCGGTTTTACGGCGCTTGGACCTGTCCGGCCTGCTTCAAACAGATGAATCTTTTCGGCAAACAGGCTGGAGCGGAGCTGCCCTACGTGGAGTGCCGCAAGCCCAAGCAGCTGCCGAAGCAAGCCGAAGCCTGCAACGCAGCAGAGATCCGGGCCTATCCAACGTGGGTTCTTCGCGATGGACGCCAAAAAGTTGGCGTTCAGTCCCTGGATGTTCTGAGCCGCTGGAGCGGCCTGAACTGA
- a CDS encoding DnaJ C-terminal domain-containing protein, which yields MAGSGYKDYFQVLGVDRSADANAIKKAFRSLARKYHPDVNPGDAQAEARFKEISEAYEVLSDPEKRRRYEQFGQYWNQAGGMGGGGAPGMDVDFGRYGNFDDFINDLLGRFGGPAGGGFQGGGFPGGGFAGGGFPRGAQPSRPPVNLDAEASVNVSFAEAFRGGERSLSVNNERVQVRIPAGVKNGSRLRLKGKGNLQPGTGRRGDLYLNLKVQEHPIWRLESDQLRADLPVSLDELALGGMVSVMTPDGEAQVSIPAGTAPGRSLRLKGKGWPATSGRGDLLLTLTLAMPPSWSEEERRLLEQLRAKRTGHPRQEWLRSAAL from the coding sequence ATGGCAGGCAGCGGATACAAGGACTATTTCCAGGTGCTGGGTGTCGATCGCAGTGCCGACGCCAATGCCATCAAGAAAGCTTTCCGCAGCCTGGCGCGCAAATATCACCCTGACGTCAACCCCGGCGATGCGCAGGCCGAGGCACGTTTCAAGGAGATCAGTGAGGCTTATGAAGTTCTCTCCGACCCGGAGAAACGGCGGCGTTATGAGCAATTCGGTCAGTACTGGAATCAAGCCGGCGGCATGGGTGGGGGTGGAGCCCCCGGTATGGACGTCGACTTCGGCCGCTACGGCAACTTCGACGATTTCATCAACGACCTGCTGGGCCGATTCGGTGGACCGGCCGGAGGTGGTTTTCAAGGAGGTGGATTCCCCGGAGGCGGATTCGCAGGGGGCGGATTCCCCCGTGGAGCCCAGCCCTCACGCCCTCCGGTGAATCTGGATGCGGAGGCCTCGGTGAATGTGAGTTTTGCTGAAGCCTTTCGAGGTGGCGAGCGCAGCCTCTCGGTGAACAACGAGCGCGTTCAAGTTCGCATTCCTGCCGGCGTGAAAAACGGCTCTCGATTGCGTCTGAAGGGCAAAGGAAACCTGCAACCCGGAACAGGTCGACGCGGCGATCTTTACCTCAATCTGAAGGTTCAGGAGCACCCGATCTGGCGCTTGGAGTCAGATCAGCTGCGTGCTGATCTGCCCGTGAGCCTCGATGAACTGGCCCTCGGAGGGATGGTCTCCGTGATGACCCCGGATGGTGAAGCGCAGGTGAGCATTCCGGCAGGCACCGCCCCAGGGCGCAGCCTTCGGCTCAAGGGCAAAGGTTGGCCCGCGACGTCAGGTCGCGGTGATCTCCTTCTGACGTTGACTTTGGCCATGCCCCCGTCTTGGAGTGAGGAGGAGCGTCGTTTGCTTGAGCAGTTGCGGGCCAAGCGCACGGGACATCCACGTCAAGAGTGGCTTCGCTCCGCGGCTCTTTGA